The genomic DNA GCATGTCACAAATTCATTAATGTAGActtcagtggaaaagcaccataagccatatttaaataaaacgtTAAGTTCTAACcgagtctctctctttctcagagaTGCCGGGACTCAGCTGTAGATTCTACCAGCATCGGTTCCCCGAGGTGGAGGACGTGGTGATGGTGAATGTGCGATCCATTGCAGAGATGGGTGCCTACGTCAGCCTGTTAGAATATAACAACATTGAGGGTATGATCCTGCTCAGTGAATTGTCACGTCGACGTATTCGCTCCATCAACAAACTCATCCGCATTGGACGCAACGAGTGTGTTGTCGTGATCCGAGTGGACAAAGAGAAAGGTGGGCTTCTTCTGGCTAATTTGCAACAAGGAAGGTCATTTAATGCTCGCCTCTGATTGGCTACCTCACTGAATGTTGGGACTTACCACATGACCAGATGCCATGCTGAATGCTACTTGTTTTCCCATTTATTTTTCAGACAGTGATCTGCCTTCTTTAATAATATATCTGACTTAatttgctgctggaattttttggGGATTTTGAGTGGTTTTCGTCACTGTTTTGCTCTCTTTACGTAGGATATATTGATTTATCAAAGAGAAGAGTCTCTCCAGAAGAGGCAATCAAGTGTGAAGATAAGTTTACCAAGTCTAAAACAGTAAGTCCTTGCCTACAAGAtggaataataaataacaacagTATAAATGCATACATACCCAGACAGTGAGGTTTTAGCTTCTTTAAAGTGCACCACTGGTGAAATAGGTGTTCAGTGACACACAAGCAGCTTGTATTACCTCCACAGAAGAGCAATGACCAATAGATTTGGATGGCCTGGAGCAGAGCTTGAGATTTGTTAATGCAGTTAACGTTACTTTTATTGTGGCTCTTTGAAATACAAAGCATTGAAATGAGCTAGTGTGTTTTGTAttgaaaatctttttaaatCAAAAAGAAGACAAAGGAGACTTGAAAACcatagaaacattttaaatcagaatAATGAAATCTTAATTTATTCTCGGATGTACTCCCTTGTTCTAATTCTGGTGAAGGACTAAGTGAGGTAATTTGTGTTAGGTGTACAGTATCCTGAGGCACGTGGCTGAGGTGCTGGAGTACACTAAGGACGAACAGCTGGAGAGTCTCTACCAGCGAACTGCCTGGGTCTTTGATGATAAATACAAGAGGCCGGGATATGGAGCATATGACGTCTTTAAACAAGCCGTATCGTGAGTacagaattttaaaaagaaataaataaataaaaaaggtggGGTGCCgtgcaaaacataaataaaaacagcggCCAATGACGTGCAGATAATTTAAACCCTGTATCAGAGTTCTTCAAACTGTGGAATTGCAGGGGGAGAAGGTGGGGGGTGCACAGGTGAGAtgagaaatattcattcattcattatctgtaacccttatccaattcagggttgcggtgggtccagagcctacctggaatcattgggcgcaaggcgggaatacaccctggagggggcgccagtccctcacagggcaacacagacacacactcacacctacggacaattttttgagtcgccaatccacctaccaacgtgtgtttttggactgtgggaggaaaccggagcacccggaggaaacccacgcagacacagggagaacacaccacactcctcacagacagtcacccggaggaaacccacgcagacacagggagaacacaccacactcctcacagacagtcacccggaggaaacccacgcagacacagggagaacacaccacactcctcacagacagtcacccggaggaaacccacgcagacacagggagaacacaccacactcctcatagacagtcacccggaggaaacccacgcagacacagggagaacacaccacactcctcacagacagtcacccggagcgggaatcgaacccacaacctccaggtccctggtgctgtgtgacgtttttttattttttaatgttttaatattttcccAAAATCCAGTTCAgtatgagagagacagactgttGTATATCTacctaaaaatatttttgctgcTGGAAGCTTGGTCTGTATCTGTATACATGGAGTTTACTGTGATTTCTTGCTCTTTCTTTTTAGTTTGGCCCTCACCCCATATGTTTAACTTGTACGAGGGAGCAAATGCTATTTAAACTACTTATGGACTGGATTGGGAGTGAAATAGTTGTGTTGTTCTGTGCTAAACAGGAGAATATATGTGTGGCTTTCTATTTCATTTATAGTTGTTATATATACAAGTTCTGgacaaatggggaaaaaaagttcgAATACCTCTGCCCTTTGTGAAGACGATAAATGTTGAACATgagaaatgttattgtttttgtggAAAAATATACGCTCAATTTGAATTTAAAGCCAGCAACACGTTCCAGCATGGGGCAAAAAAGCGGGTAAATCTGTGCAAATgatacaaaatataaattaggttttaaaaattaggacatttcaaaatgagtggctctgagagtctttccgAAGTAAAGATAGGGAGAGGTTCAccactctgtgaaagactgtgtgGGCAAACAGTAAATCAATTCAAGAATGATGTTTCAcaatgtaaaatagcaaagtCCAAAGTTCGCTCTGAACAAAAATGCAAGTTAGAAATGTATGTAAAGCATATACAATCAGGATTCAGAACCGGGCCTGggctcatttaagatggaccAGGGTAAAGGGGACaatgtcctgtggtctgacaaatcaaaaattACTTTTGGAAATCATAGGAAATCACCACGTCCTTCAGGCTGAAAAGGAGTGGGAACATATGGCTTAATTCATCGTGATTCTAGTGCTACACTCCTAATTTTCACATGAAACCGGCCTGAACTGTGCCTTTGGAGGCTACTCCATGACTCGGTGCTGGTGCCGGCAGTTGGGCTTCGATAGCTGGATTATAGGTAGCTAGATAAGAACTCAAATTTCAGATTTCTCTGTTTCACAGCGGCCTTTCGGGTACAGTTTTTGTATATTGCCTCGTCTGAATGGTCTGGCTCTTCCTTTTCATCTGGTTGAAAGCTGAAATGCGCTCAAACTGTCGAAGTTGCACTTGGTTTTGTGACTAGGTTTGCTGCCATTGtgtccattttttaaaaacgaaGAATGACACTCAGCCGTTCAGTTTCCAACGGTTGGGGAAAAATTACACTagaaacattttataatttttaaaacaagtttaataaaaattcatatacacaaacacacacacacacacaccaaaccgTAAAATAAGAAAGACCACTCGATGTGCCATTCTGTGTGGTGGGCTGCTCAATGGCATGGTTTTTACCATATTGTGGTTATTACCTGTTTCTCAGAAAAagctttgtttatttcaatAAGACAAGACCAATCCATAAACTGCAAGAGTTACAGCAGCATTGTGctgtaacaaaaaaaatgttactAGTTCAGACATtgaaaacatccatccatccattatctgtaacccttatccagttcagggtcacggtgggtccagagcctacctggaatcattgggcacaaggcgggaatacaccctggagggggcgccagtccttcacagggcaacacacactcacacattcactcacacactcacacctacggacacttttgagtcgccaatccacctaccaacgtgtgtttttggactgtgggaggaaaccggagcacccggaggaaacccacgcagacacagagagagcacattgAAAACAAATGACCCATTATGGAATGTAAAATACCAGAACAAATGTTGAGCAGCTGTAATACAAGGAATATCAAGAACGAAAGGGAGAACATTTAACATTCAAAACTACAGTATTTTTTTCTACAGGTTCCAAAAGTGTATTGCAAAAAAATGTTGCCAAATGTAGAGTTTATGgaacacagtggtaaatatgctcctgttgcaggcctcaaattaaaaacaggcaaatatTTTCCCAAACATCAATAACATTTCTCAGGTT from Hoplias malabaricus isolate fHopMal1 chromosome 7, fHopMal1.hap1, whole genome shotgun sequence includes the following:
- the eif2s1b gene encoding eukaryotic translation initiation factor 2 subunit 1b isoform X2 translates to MPGLSCRFYQHRFPEVEDVVMVNVRSIAEMGAYVSLLEYNNIEGMILLSELSRRRIRSINKLIRIGRNECVVVIRVDKEKGYIDLSKRRVSPEEAIKCEDKFTKSKTVYSILRHVAEVLEYTKDEQLESLYQRTAWVFDDKYKRPGYGAYDVFKQAVSDPSILDGLDLTEEERAVLIDNINRRLTPQAVKIRADIEVACYGYEGIDAVKEALRAGLNCSTEAMPIKINLIAPPRYVMTTTTLERTEGLSMLNQAMAVIKEKIEEKRGVFNIQMEPKVVTDTDETELQRQLERLERENAEVDGDDDAEEMEAKAED